In Musa acuminata AAA Group cultivar baxijiao chromosome BXJ2-3, Cavendish_Baxijiao_AAA, whole genome shotgun sequence, the following proteins share a genomic window:
- the LOC103978572 gene encoding uncharacterized protein LOC103978572, whose product MIEMGFNQSEKMRSLQHRSSKSSKEKGLPSSETKNAHVLEKVGTLKTERLRKPWPRRNATGIEGPIKNMSNVPYYLQRKENGDNIHEKALNFGVLDWGLLERWAYHQRSVTDVGGGDSASSSTMSSTFSTFGSSNQSCRTMSSSRGKKSPSAFHRKKPPVMDSSIKMSEKESSAHTNGFCGSRTSSSSSSSSSSKFPVQHERHSDRDFCLIVDHKLGTDDNKNLDSQAISSEVCVALHSATSPSGYKIDDSPATKVVEDQNSSLMKAEMPQDYPHSLPIADDMLWLSLDRRVRWDYLRQSVDGGCLNSDSPLTSDGWLDERNDNNYSGSLAEDVEIIRQYPHVPHSCPLPRTILNDEPDISCTLPSESSGPTDKLFPRDPCNQLEVNTIQESRKSGAKAMAVTGKKSSDHPTSVGLSRMSRSCRLKEGSSEEQFETISYLYNSQGDQATRNNKGRQSPLRRILDPLFKPKNNLRLTGIAAALPGRHSCELSRTVKAFHGLHKPSKPSVDSTCQPRRSMNASNRLSINGKGIHQDEKHMASVKQAFLQLAWENGYPSFIISSCDSEVLAATTTMTSVSNDDGLECIYKLFSIKDSKKKSMFWSNPVSKGKKHQLTSNVVGQLRVSLCKLRSYQYDNSHVVREFNLFGAESTPTSHKPVDNPIESELAAVVVNLPLERPKSTNVGDLRCSEFRSAPNEEKRLQTDRHDAAVDRSGVSVILPSGVHGLSTDGEPSPLIERWRSGGACDCGGWDEGCKLTILSDKLQECTSGSFQDRQTTDRTYRFELFIQGGSQEKRHAFSMVSFGDGRYAVDYLSSISLLQAFAICIAIHHGRKPDNYSAEPKSFREHDVCGQSGRALRAQGDHASYVPNHPPLSPVGRA is encoded by the exons ATGATAGAAATGGGATTCAATCAGAGTGAGAAGATGAGATCACTTCAGCACCGTTCCTCAAAATCATCCAAGGAGAAAGGTCTCCCCTCGAGTGAAACCAAGAATGCTCATGTGTTAGAGAAGGTTGGAACCCTTAAAACCGAAAGGCTTCGAAAGCCATGGCCTCGTAGGAATGCGACCGGGATCGAAGGACCAATTAAGAACATGTCGAATGTACCTTACTATCTTCAGCGCAAagaaaatggagataatattcatGAAAAGGCACTGAACTTTGGAGTACTGGATTGGGGGCTTCTCGAGAGATGGGCATACCACCAAAGAAGTGTCACAGATGTGGGTGGTGGAGACTCTGCATCTAGTAGCACCATGTCATCAACATTTTCTACATTTGGTTCTTCAAACCAATCTTGTAGAACCATGTCTAGTTCTCGAGGGAAGAAATCTCCTTCAGCGTTTCATCGTAAGAAACCACCTGTTATGGACAGTTCAATTAAGATGTCTGAGAAAGAAAGCTCTGCACATACAAATGGCTTTTGTGGTTCaagaacctcttcttcttcttcttcttcttcttcttctaagttTCCTGTCCAGCATGAGAGACATTCCGATAGAGATTTTTGTTTAATCGTTGACCACAAACTTGGTACAGATGACAATAAAAATTTGGATTCACAAGCCATTTCAAGTGAAGTATGCGTAGCTCTGCATTCTGCAACTTCGCCTTCAGGATATAAGATTGATGACTCTCCTGCAACAAAAGTGGTGGAGGACCAAAACAGTAGCCTGATGAAAGCAGAAATGCCACAGGACTACCCTCATAGCCTACCCATAGCCGATGATATGCTATGGTTATCCCTGGATCGGAGAGTAAGATGGGATTATCTTCGACAGAGTGTGGACGGAGGATGTCTTAATTCTGATTCCCCGTTAACTAGTGATGGCTGGCTGGATGAGCGGAATGACAACAATTATTCAGGCAGTTTAGCTGAAGATGTTGAGATCATCCGACAGTATCCTCATGTTCCGCATTCATGTCCTCTCCCACGGACAATTCTGAATGATGAACCTGATATATCCTGCACTCTTCCGTCGGAAAGTTCAGGACCAACCGATAAATTATTTCCTAGAGATCCTTGCAATCAACTTGAAGTTAACACAATCCAAGAATCTAGAAAATCTGGGGCAAAAGCTATGGCTGTGACAGGGAAGAAATCATCTGACCATCCAACTAGTGTTGGTTTAAGCCGAATGAGCAGAAGTTGTAGATTGAAGGAGGGTTCATCTGAAGAACAATTCGAGACAATTTCTTATCTAtataattcacagggagatcaagcaACCAGAAATAACAAAGGCCGGCAAAGCCCACTGAGGAGGATACTTGATCCTCTATTTAAGCCAAAGAACAATCTTCGTTTGACTGGGATAGCTGCAGCCTTACCGGGCCGCCATTCCTGTGAACTAAGTAGAACCGTCAAAGCATTCCATGGATTGCACAAGCCATCAAAACCAAGTGTTGATTCTACGTGCCAGCCTAGGAGAAGCATGAACGCTTCAAATAGATTGTCCATCAATGGTAAAGGAATACATCAGGATGAAAAGCATATGGCATCAGTGAAGCAAGCATTTCTTCAACTTGCTTGGGAAAATGGATATCCTTCGTTTATAATCTCGTCTTGCGACAGTGAGGTACTGGCAGCGACGACAACAATGACAAGTGTCAGCAATGATGATGGCCTTGAGTGCATATATAAGCTATTCTCCATTAAAGACTCTAAGAAGAAAAGCATGTTCTGGAGCAACCCTGTAAGCAAGGGCAAGAAGCATCAGCTGACCTCCAATGTTGTTGGCCAGCTGAGGGTTTCACTTTGCAAGTTGAGGAGCTACCAGTATGACAATTCTCATGTCGTGAGAGAGTTTAATCTGTTTGGTGCTGAATCCACACCAACATCTCACAAACCTGTTGACAATCCAATTGAGAGTGAGCTGGCTGCCGTCGTCGTTAATCTACCACTGGAAAGGCCAAAAAGTACAAATGTTGGTGATTTGCGCTGCAGTGAATTCAGAAGTGCTCCGAACGAAGAGAAACGTTTGCAGACCGATCGGCATGATGCTGCTGTAGATCGATCTGGTGTATCTGTCATACTTCCGAGTGGTGTTCATGGATTGTCAACCGATGGTGAGCCCTCACCTCTGATAGAAAGATGGAGATCAGGAGGAGCTTGTGATTGTGGTGGTTGGGATGAGGGTTGCAAGCTAACCATTCTTAGCGACAAGCTCCAAGAGTGCACCTCTGGTTCATTCCAAGATCGTCAAACTACAGACCGTACTTACAGATTTGAGCTATTCATTCAG GGTGGATCTCAAGAAAAAAGACATGCCTTCAGCATGGTTTCTTTCGGAGATGGGCGGTATGCTGTGGATTATCTATCTTCCATTTCTCTGCTTCAGGCTTTTGCAATCTGCATAGCAATCCATCATGGCAGGAAACCTGACAATTATTCAGCAGAACCAAAAAGCTTCCGGGAACATGATGTCTGTGGTCAGTCAGGGAGAGCTCTTAGAGCCCAAGGTGATCATGCTAGCTATGTACCAAATCATCCCCCTCTTTCTCCCGTTGGAAGAGCTTAA